One part of the Sphingopyxis sp. PAMC25046 genome encodes these proteins:
- the egtD gene encoding L-histidine N(alpha)-methyltransferase, with protein sequence MGVVRNLRQVSADDTGVDIAFRADVHAGLAQRQKAIPARWFYDATGSALFEDITALPEYYPTRSETDLLTRHAADIAAATGSGRAVVELGSGSSTKTPLLLDAIAPAAYVPVDISGDFLRDSAQALAARFPAVPIYPVEADFTQRVELPREICPLPKLGFFPGSTIGNMVARTAIDLLRNWRAALGDGSLMLIGVDRIKDIGILETAYDDPAGVTAAFNLNLLERINRELGGDIAVENFSHRAVWDDVHARIEMHLVAECDMDFTIDGRAYHMAKGETIHSENSHKYGPRDANLLLRAGGWTPIATWDDADPAFALILAEATEFRSAP encoded by the coding sequence ATGGGTGTTGTGCGCAATCTTCGTCAGGTTTCGGCCGACGACACCGGCGTCGACATCGCCTTTCGCGCCGACGTCCACGCTGGCCTCGCGCAGCGACAAAAGGCGATTCCCGCGCGCTGGTTCTACGACGCGACCGGCTCGGCCTTGTTCGAGGATATCACCGCGCTCCCCGAATATTATCCGACGCGCAGTGAAACCGACCTGCTGACGCGCCATGCCGCCGACATCGCGGCGGCGACCGGTTCCGGCCGCGCGGTCGTCGAACTCGGCTCGGGTAGCTCGACCAAGACGCCCCTGCTCCTCGACGCCATCGCGCCCGCCGCCTATGTCCCGGTCGATATTTCGGGCGATTTCCTGCGCGACAGCGCGCAGGCGCTCGCCGCGCGCTTCCCGGCGGTGCCAATTTATCCGGTCGAGGCCGATTTCACCCAGCGGGTCGAATTGCCGCGCGAAATCTGCCCGCTCCCGAAACTCGGCTTTTTCCCGGGTTCGACGATCGGAAACATGGTCGCGCGCACGGCAATCGACCTCTTGCGCAACTGGCGCGCCGCGCTCGGCGACGGGTCGCTGATGCTGATCGGCGTCGACCGGATCAAGGACATCGGCATACTCGAAACCGCCTATGACGATCCGGCGGGGGTGACCGCGGCGTTCAACCTCAACCTCCTCGAGCGGATCAATCGCGAACTCGGCGGCGATATAGCGGTCGAGAATTTCAGCCACCGCGCGGTGTGGGACGATGTCCACGCGCGCATCGAAATGCACCTCGTCGCCGAATGCGACATGGATTTCACGATCGACGGCCGCGCCTATCATATGGCGAAGGGCGAAACGATCCACAGCGAGAACAGCCATAAATACGGGCCTCGCGATGCGAACCTGCTGCTCCGCGCCGGCGGCTGGACCCCGATCGCGACGTGGGACGATGCCGACCCCGCTTTCGCGTTGATCCTCGCCGAAGCAACCGAGTTCCGTTCCGCCCCCTAA
- a CDS encoding HIG1 domain-containing protein, giving the protein MEILLVLGVVIAAGFVLFSLARGLFYFSQGHKAQQDGTVRENQMMQNKMMMARVKWQAITIILLVLIGVFAAGS; this is encoded by the coding sequence ATGGAAATCCTGCTCGTCCTTGGCGTCGTGATCGCCGCCGGCTTCGTCCTCTTCTCGCTCGCGCGGGGGCTCTTCTATTTCTCGCAGGGGCACAAAGCCCAGCAGGATGGGACCGTGCGCGAAAATCAGATGATGCAGAACAAGATGATGATGGCCCGCGTGAAATGGCAGGCGATCACCATCATCCTGCTCGTGCTGATCGGCGTTTTTGCTGCCGGAAGCTAA
- the ppc gene encoding phosphoenolpyruvate carboxylase — MGPPIQISQNPDIRYLGRILGDVIRAYGGDKLFRQTEYIRSSSVDRHRGIAGAEAIDPGLDALSLDDTISFVRGFMLFSMLANLAEDRQGVAAEPEATVAAALEKLKADGIDDDAVAALLGASLVAPVLTAHPTEVRRKSVLDHKNRVAELMRMRDAGLDETPEGDVIEDAIRRQVVLLWQTRPLRTQKLFVADEIDNALTYLRDVFLPVVPKLYARWEKELGQRPASFLRVGSWIGGDRDGNPFVTAETMRQATSRNAAAVIGHYIDQVHALGAELSVSSSLAPVPEAVEALAEASGDAAPSRGDEPYRRALSGIYARLSATYLAITGKAPPRPAALKGEAYATPADFRRDLVTIANGLSASGKGQLAGIGALGRLIRAVEVFGFHLATLDMRQNSAVHERVLAELLAVSGVCADYLALDEAARVALLTAELASDRPLAAPWHEWSEETAGELAIVHAAADVRARLGNDAICQWIISMAQDLSDLLEVHVLAREGGLWRSGTDAGASNLMVVPLFETIDDLSRAPDIMRRYFAMPEIGPQVGVRGHQEVMIGYSDSNKDGGYFTSTWGLHQASQALTPVFDEADTAMQLFHGRGGAVGRGGGSAFAAIRAQPAGTVQGRIRITEQGEVIAAKYGTIDSAATNLEAMVSASLLASLEPESLGGDASEHFTAAMDALSDTAFAAYRDLVYGTPAFKDFFRAMTPIAEIATLKIGSRPSSRKKSTAIEDLRAIPWVFSWAQARTMLPGWYGTGEAFAGFGDKALLADMAQSSPFFAALLGNMEMVLAKSDMGIAARYAELASEVDGHDAIFGRIKDGWNRAHDGLLEITGQTRLLERNPALEASIRLRLPYIEPLNLLQIELMKRHRAGETDPRIAEGIQLTINAIATALRNSG, encoded by the coding sequence ATGGGCCCACCGATCCAGATCTCGCAAAATCCCGACATCCGCTATTTGGGGCGGATCCTCGGCGACGTCATCCGCGCCTATGGCGGCGACAAATTGTTCCGCCAGACCGAATATATCCGCTCGTCGAGCGTCGACCGGCACCGCGGCATCGCGGGGGCCGAGGCGATCGATCCGGGGCTCGATGCGCTCAGCCTCGACGACACGATTTCCTTCGTGCGCGGCTTCATGCTGTTTTCGATGCTCGCCAACCTTGCCGAGGACCGGCAGGGGGTCGCCGCCGAACCCGAAGCGACCGTCGCGGCGGCGCTCGAAAAGCTGAAGGCCGACGGGATCGACGACGACGCGGTCGCCGCGCTGCTCGGCGCCTCGCTCGTCGCGCCGGTGCTCACCGCGCATCCGACCGAAGTGCGCCGCAAGTCGGTGCTCGACCACAAGAACCGCGTCGCCGAACTGATGCGGATGCGCGATGCCGGGCTCGACGAAACGCCCGAGGGCGATGTGATCGAGGACGCGATCCGGCGGCAGGTCGTGCTGCTGTGGCAAACGCGGCCGCTGCGCACGCAGAAATTGTTCGTCGCCGACGAGATCGACAATGCGCTGACCTATTTGCGCGACGTTTTCCTGCCCGTGGTGCCCAAGCTTTATGCGCGCTGGGAAAAGGAGCTGGGGCAGCGCCCCGCGAGCTTCCTGCGCGTCGGGAGCTGGATCGGCGGCGACCGCGACGGCAATCCCTTCGTCACCGCCGAAACGATGCGACAAGCGACGTCGCGCAACGCCGCGGCGGTGATCGGCCACTACATCGACCAGGTCCATGCGCTCGGCGCCGAGCTGTCGGTGTCGTCGAGCCTCGCGCCCGTGCCCGAGGCGGTCGAAGCGCTGGCGGAAGCGAGCGGCGACGCCGCGCCGAGCCGCGGCGACGAACCCTATCGCCGCGCGCTGTCGGGAATTTATGCGCGGCTGTCGGCCACCTATCTGGCGATCACCGGCAAGGCGCCGCCGCGCCCCGCCGCGCTGAAGGGCGAGGCCTATGCCACCCCCGCCGATTTCCGCCGCGACCTCGTCACCATCGCGAACGGCCTGTCGGCGAGCGGCAAGGGGCAGCTTGCGGGCATCGGCGCACTCGGGCGGCTGATCCGCGCGGTCGAGGTGTTCGGTTTTCACCTTGCGACGCTCGACATGCGGCAGAATAGCGCGGTCCACGAACGCGTGCTCGCCGAACTGCTGGCGGTATCGGGCGTGTGCGCCGACTATCTGGCGCTGGACGAAGCGGCGCGCGTCGCGCTGCTCACCGCCGAACTCGCGAGCGACCGGCCGCTCGCCGCACCGTGGCACGAGTGGAGCGAGGAAACCGCGGGCGAGCTTGCGATCGTCCATGCCGCCGCCGACGTGCGCGCGCGGCTCGGCAACGACGCGATCTGCCAGTGGATCATCAGCATGGCGCAGGACCTGTCCGACCTGCTCGAGGTCCATGTCCTCGCGCGCGAAGGCGGGCTGTGGCGGAGCGGCACCGACGCGGGCGCCAGCAATCTGATGGTCGTGCCGCTGTTCGAGACGATCGACGATTTGAGCCGCGCGCCCGACATCATGCGCCGCTATTTCGCGATGCCCGAAATCGGCCCGCAGGTCGGGGTGCGCGGGCATCAGGAAGTGATGATCGGCTATTCGGATTCGAACAAGGACGGCGGCTATTTCACCTCGACCTGGGGATTGCATCAGGCATCGCAGGCGCTGACGCCGGTGTTCGACGAGGCCGACACCGCGATGCAGCTGTTCCACGGCCGCGGCGGTGCGGTCGGGCGCGGGGGCGGCAGCGCCTTTGCCGCGATCCGCGCGCAGCCCGCGGGCACCGTGCAGGGCCGCATCCGCATCACCGAACAGGGCGAGGTGATCGCCGCCAAATATGGCACGATCGACAGCGCGGCGACCAATCTGGAGGCGATGGTGTCGGCGAGCCTGCTCGCGAGCCTCGAGCCCGAGAGCCTGGGCGGCGATGCGAGCGAGCACTTCACGGCCGCGATGGACGCGCTATCGGACACCGCCTTCGCCGCCTACCGCGACCTTGTCTATGGTACGCCGGCGTTCAAGGATTTCTTTCGCGCGATGACGCCGATCGCCGAGATTGCGACGCTCAAGATCGGATCGCGTCCGTCGAGCCGCAAGAAGAGCACGGCGATCGAGGATCTGCGCGCGATCCCCTGGGTGTTCAGCTGGGCGCAGGCGCGCACGATGCTGCCCGGCTGGTACGGCACCGGCGAGGCCTTCGCGGGCTTCGGCGACAAGGCGCTGCTCGCCGACATGGCGCAAAGCTCGCCCTTCTTTGCCGCGCTGCTCGGCAATATGGAAATGGTGCTCGCGAAGTCCGACATGGGGATCGCGGCGCGCTATGCAGAGCTGGCGAGCGAAGTCGACGGGCATGACGCGATCTTCGGCCGCATCAAGGATGGCTGGAACCGCGCGCACGACGGACTGCTGGAGATCACCGGGCAGACGCGGCTGCTCGAAAGGAACCCGGCGCTCGAGGCATCGATCCGGTTGCGGCTGCCCTATATCGAGCCGCTGAACCTGCTCCAGATCGAGCTGATGAAGCGGCATCGCGCGGGCGAGACCGACCCGCGGATCGCAGAGGGTATCCAGCTGACGATCAACGCGATCGCGACCGCGCTTCGGAACAGCGGATAA
- a CDS encoding 3-hydroxyacyl-CoA dehydrogenase NAD-binding domain-containing protein: protein MIVGVIGAGQMGAGIAQVSAGAGHDVLLSDIDMARAEAGKAGIAKALGRLVAKEKMSQSDADGLLGRITPVADHAAFAPADLVIEAATEREEIKRAIFASVGEHLSATAILASNTSSIPITRLAQAAPDPARFIGVHFFNPVPVMGLIELIRGLATSDDTLAKVEAYGRGLGKEIVHANDAPGFIVNRVLMPLINEAVFALGEGVATMQDIDTGCRLGLNHPMGPITLADFIGLDTCLEIIRVLYSGTGDPKFRPAPLLVQYVDAGWVGKKAGRGFYDWSGAEPVPTR, encoded by the coding sequence ATGATCGTCGGCGTTATCGGAGCAGGGCAGATGGGTGCGGGGATCGCGCAGGTGTCGGCGGGCGCCGGCCATGACGTGCTTCTTTCCGACATCGACATGGCACGCGCCGAAGCGGGCAAGGCAGGGATCGCCAAGGCGCTCGGCCGACTGGTCGCGAAAGAGAAGATGAGCCAGTCCGACGCCGATGGACTGCTAGGGCGAATCACGCCCGTTGCCGACCACGCCGCCTTCGCCCCCGCCGACCTCGTCATCGAAGCGGCGACCGAGCGCGAGGAAATCAAGCGCGCGATCTTCGCCAGCGTTGGCGAACATCTGTCGGCAACCGCAATCCTCGCGAGCAACACCAGCTCGATCCCGATCACGCGCCTCGCGCAGGCCGCGCCCGACCCGGCGCGCTTCATCGGCGTCCATTTCTTCAACCCGGTGCCGGTGATGGGGCTGATCGAACTGATCCGCGGCCTCGCGACGAGCGACGACACGCTCGCCAAGGTCGAGGCCTATGGCCGCGGGCTCGGCAAGGAGATCGTCCACGCCAACGACGCGCCGGGTTTCATCGTCAATCGCGTGCTGATGCCGCTCATTAACGAAGCGGTCTTTGCCTTGGGCGAGGGCGTCGCGACGATGCAGGATATCGACACAGGTTGTCGTTTGGGCCTCAATCATCCGATGGGGCCGATCACGCTCGCCGACTTCATCGGGCTCGATACCTGCCTCGAAATCATCCGCGTGCTTTACAGCGGCACCGGCGATCCGAAATTCCGCCCGGCGCCCTTGCTCGTCCAATATGTCGACGCCGGCTGGGTCGGGAAAAAGGCCGGGCGCGGCTTTTACGACTGGAGCGGTGCCGAACCCGTCCCGACGCGGTGA
- a CDS encoding HNH endonuclease, whose product MFHPDLARHPDSCPALVLNADYTPLSYYPLSLWPWQTAVKAVFLDRVTIVENYEREIHSPTRTMPIPSVIALRQYVKPSEHPAFTRFNLFLRDRFACQYCGSGKDLTFDHVVPRRLGGRTTWENVATACAPCNLKKGGRTPQQAHMPLYRQPWRPTSWQLQDNGRAFPPNYLHTSWIDWLYWDVELEG is encoded by the coding sequence ATGTTCCATCCCGATCTTGCCCGGCATCCCGATAGCTGTCCGGCGCTCGTCCTCAACGCAGACTATACGCCGCTGAGCTATTATCCGCTGAGCCTCTGGCCCTGGCAGACCGCAGTGAAGGCGGTATTCCTCGACCGGGTTACCATCGTCGAAAATTACGAACGCGAAATCCATTCGCCAACGCGAACGATGCCGATCCCGAGCGTGATCGCGCTCCGCCAATATGTGAAGCCGTCGGAGCATCCCGCCTTCACGCGCTTCAACCTGTTCCTGCGCGACCGTTTCGCGTGCCAATATTGCGGGTCGGGCAAGGACCTGACCTTCGATCATGTCGTGCCGCGCCGGCTGGGCGGGCGGACGACGTGGGAAAATGTCGCGACCGCCTGCGCCCCGTGCAACCTCAAGAAGGGCGGCCGCACCCCGCAACAGGCGCATATGCCGCTCTATCGCCAGCCGTGGCGCCCGACGAGCTGGCAGTTGCAGGACAATGGGCGGGCCTTCCCGCCGAATTATCTCCATACAAGCTGGATCGACTGGCTGTACTGGGATGTCGAACTCGAAGGCTGA
- a CDS encoding YbaY family lipoprotein, which produces MVRINRILAAGAIAAPLLAGCATIPAEQPVSVTGSITYRERVALPPTAQVEITLADVSLADAPSTTIARQAFTADGRQVPFAFSLTVDQRPLDPRHSYAVSARITDASGRLMFITDTRNSVTFDGRRAIDLGMLTLVKTN; this is translated from the coding sequence ATGGTTCGCATTAACCGCATCCTCGCCGCGGGTGCGATCGCCGCCCCCCTGCTCGCCGGCTGCGCCACCATTCCTGCCGAACAGCCCGTGTCGGTCACCGGCAGCATCACCTATCGCGAGCGCGTCGCGCTGCCGCCGACGGCGCAGGTCGAAATCACCCTTGCCGACGTCAGCCTGGCCGATGCGCCGTCGACAACGATCGCGCGGCAAGCGTTCACCGCCGACGGGCGGCAGGTGCCCTTTGCCTTTTCGCTGACGGTCGACCAGCGCCCGCTCGATCCGCGCCACAGCTATGCGGTGTCCGCGCGCATCACCGATGCGTCGGGCAGGTTGATGTTCATCACCGATACGCGCAACTCTGTTACGTTCGATGGCCGCCGCGCGATCGATCTGGGCATGCTGACCCTCGTCAAGACGAACTGA
- a CDS encoding SDR family oxidoreductase: MNLQEMFGLDGRIALVTGGSRGIGKMIVEGYLAAGAARVYISARKSAQIEEAVADFETRYPGKVIGLPVDLSTVEGCRALAKELEAREERLDILVNNAGAAWGEPFEGFPEAGWDKVMDINVKSPFFLTQALHGLLKAGGSADRPAKVINIGSIDGQRLNPWETYSYHASKAAILYLTKRMAARLVTDNIIVTAIAPGAFQSDMNKAARDHGDAVAKSIPVKRIGVPEDMAGAAIFLASKAGDYVVGDTITVDGGLVHGDLKTSIDA, translated from the coding sequence ATGAATCTTCAAGAAATGTTCGGTCTCGATGGCCGCATCGCGCTCGTCACCGGCGGCTCGCGCGGCATCGGCAAGATGATCGTCGAGGGCTATCTCGCCGCGGGCGCCGCGCGCGTCTACATCTCGGCGCGCAAGAGTGCGCAGATCGAGGAAGCCGTCGCCGATTTCGAAACTCGCTATCCGGGCAAGGTCATCGGCCTGCCCGTCGACCTGTCGACCGTCGAAGGCTGCCGCGCGCTCGCCAAGGAACTCGAAGCGCGCGAGGAACGCCTCGACATCCTCGTCAACAATGCCGGCGCGGCATGGGGCGAACCGTTCGAGGGTTTCCCCGAGGCGGGCTGGGACAAGGTGATGGACATCAACGTCAAATCGCCCTTCTTCCTGACGCAGGCGCTCCACGGCCTCCTCAAGGCCGGCGGCAGCGCCGACCGCCCCGCAAAGGTCATCAACATCGGTTCGATCGATGGCCAGCGGCTCAACCCGTGGGAAACCTACAGCTACCACGCGTCGAAGGCGGCGATCCTCTACCTCACCAAGCGCATGGCGGCGCGGCTGGTCACCGACAACATCATCGTCACCGCGATCGCGCCGGGCGCTTTCCAGTCGGACATGAACAAGGCGGCGCGCGACCATGGCGACGCGGTGGCAAAGAGCATCCCGGTCAAGCGTATCGGCGTGCCCGAGGACATGGCGGGCGCCGCGATCTTCCTTGCGTCGAAGGCGGGAGACTATGTCGTCGGCGACACGATCACCGTCGACGGCGGCTTGGTGCACGGCGATTTGAAAACCAGCATCGACGCCTGA
- a CDS encoding cob(I)yrinic acid a,c-diamide adenosyltransferase codes for MVKLNKIYTRTGDDGTTGLVDGSRIAKSDALMAAIGDVDEANSAIGIAAAALDATSYEAAMLSRIQNELFDLGADLATPPDIQFGFGPHDMALRIVPSQIARLEDEIDAMNDNLAPLKSFILPGGAEAAARLHLARAVTRRAERAGVAAGAACKLNPLALAYLNRLSDHLFVLTRHLNAAAGGDILWKPGATR; via the coding sequence ATGGTCAAGCTCAACAAGATCTACACGCGCACCGGCGACGACGGCACGACCGGCCTCGTCGACGGCTCGCGCATCGCCAAGTCCGACGCGCTGATGGCGGCGATCGGCGACGTCGACGAAGCGAACAGTGCGATCGGAATCGCCGCCGCGGCGCTCGACGCGACAAGCTACGAAGCCGCGATGCTGTCGCGTATCCAGAACGAGCTCTTCGACCTCGGCGCCGACCTTGCGACCCCGCCCGACATCCAGTTCGGTTTCGGTCCGCACGACATGGCGCTGCGCATCGTGCCGAGCCAGATCGCGCGGCTGGAGGACGAGATCGACGCGATGAACGACAATCTCGCGCCGCTCAAAAGCTTCATTCTGCCCGGCGGGGCCGAGGCCGCAGCGCGCCTCCATCTCGCGCGCGCGGTTACGCGCCGCGCCGAACGCGCGGGCGTAGCGGCTGGGGCGGCGTGCAAGCTCAACCCGCTTGCGCTCGCTTATCTCAACCGCCTGTCGGACCATCTTTTCGTGCTCACGCGCCACCTCAACGCCGCCGCGGGTGGCGACATCCTCTGGAAACCCGGCGCGACGCGCTGA
- the gluQRS gene encoding tRNA glutamyl-Q(34) synthetase GluQRS: protein MLTRFAPSPTGELHLGHAYSAVLAHAAARSAAGKFRIRIDDIDGSRSREAYVAGSLADLDWLGIDWDGDPVRQSDRLGSYAAALDDLRARALVYPCFCTRADIAASLSAPHGPPNGPSGAIYPGTCRTLPAGERDRRMAAEPHCWRLDMARAVAAAGDLVWEEQGQGLRAADPAAHGDIVLARKDAPASYHLASTLDDAGMGVTHVIRGADLIASTDAHRLLQALLGLPVPLYCHHALVCGADGQRLAKRDAAAALKALREAGVDGRALAADLAAGRLPAGYSLQKP from the coding sequence ATGTTGACGCGTTTTGCTCCGAGCCCGACCGGCGAGCTCCACCTCGGCCACGCCTATAGCGCGGTGCTCGCGCATGCCGCCGCGCGTTCGGCCGCCGGGAAATTCCGCATCCGCATCGACGATATCGACGGCAGCCGGTCGCGCGAGGCCTATGTCGCGGGCTCGCTCGCCGATCTCGACTGGCTCGGCATCGACTGGGACGGCGATCCCGTGCGCCAGTCCGACCGGCTCGGCAGCTATGCCGCCGCGCTCGATGACCTCCGCGCGCGCGCCCTGGTTTACCCCTGCTTCTGCACCCGCGCCGACATCGCGGCCAGCCTGTCGGCGCCGCACGGGCCCCCAAATGGACCGTCCGGCGCGATCTATCCCGGCACCTGCCGTACCCTGCCCGCGGGCGAACGCGACCGGCGGATGGCGGCGGAACCCCATTGCTGGCGCCTCGACATGGCGCGCGCAGTGGCGGCGGCCGGCGATCTCGTCTGGGAAGAGCAAGGGCAGGGGCTGCGCGCCGCCGATCCCGCCGCGCACGGCGACATTGTCCTCGCGCGCAAGGATGCGCCCGCGAGCTATCATCTCGCGAGCACGCTCGACGACGCCGGCATGGGGGTGACGCATGTGATCCGCGGCGCCGACCTGATCGCCTCCACCGACGCCCACCGGCTCTTGCAGGCGCTGCTCGGGCTACCCGTTCCCCTTTATTGCCACCACGCGCTCGTCTGCGGCGCGGACGGCCAGCGGCTCGCCAAGCGCGACGCCGCCGCCGCGCTGAAGGCGCTGCGCGAAGCGGGCGTCGACGGCCGCGCGCTCGCCGCCGATCTCGCCGCCGGCCGGCTTCCTGCTGGCTATTCGCTCCAGAAGCCCTAA
- a CDS encoding acyl-CoA dehydrogenase family protein produces the protein MPLYHNDDQAMLKDSVAPFVAEQAPVSHLRKLRDSADATGFSRDLWAQFTEMGLPGMLVPEAHGGLGMGHMEAGIVLEEIGRNLTPSPFLATSVGAVAALAKAGGTQAGRWLPAIAGGEAIIALAIDEGAKHRPERIATTATRSGNGFRLDGKKSFVLHGHVADMSIVAAKTDGGITLFAVPKDAKGLTADPRRLVDSSLASHVTLDGVEVDADAVIGEVDAGGEILDALLAATRTGAAAEMVGVGQGAMDMTVNYLKERKQFGKLIGEFQGLQHRAAHLYGEMEVARATVMKAQQLLDEGSEGAKLMVSVAKAKAGRAANLAVREGVQMHGGIGMTDEYDIGLYMKRDRALAEYMGDVHYHIDQVARMNGY, from the coding sequence TGACGACCAGGCGATGCTCAAGGACAGCGTCGCGCCTTTCGTGGCCGAACAGGCCCCCGTTTCGCATCTGCGCAAGCTGCGCGACAGCGCCGATGCGACCGGCTTCTCGCGCGACCTCTGGGCGCAGTTCACCGAAATGGGCCTGCCCGGCATGCTGGTGCCCGAGGCGCATGGCGGGCTCGGCATGGGGCATATGGAAGCGGGCATCGTGCTCGAGGAAATCGGCCGCAACCTGACCCCGTCGCCCTTCCTCGCGACCAGCGTCGGCGCGGTCGCCGCGCTCGCGAAGGCGGGCGGCACGCAGGCGGGCCGCTGGCTGCCCGCGATCGCGGGCGGCGAGGCGATCATCGCGCTCGCGATCGACGAGGGCGCGAAGCACCGCCCCGAGCGCATCGCGACGACCGCGACGCGCAGCGGCAACGGTTTCCGCCTCGACGGCAAGAAGAGCTTCGTGCTCCACGGCCATGTCGCGGACATGAGCATCGTCGCGGCGAAGACCGACGGCGGCATCACTTTGTTCGCGGTGCCGAAGGATGCGAAGGGTCTGACTGCCGATCCGCGCCGTCTCGTCGACTCCAGCCTCGCGAGCCATGTCACGCTCGACGGCGTCGAGGTCGATGCCGACGCGGTGATCGGCGAGGTCGATGCCGGCGGCGAGATCCTCGACGCGCTGCTCGCTGCGACGCGCACCGGTGCCGCCGCCGAAATGGTCGGCGTCGGGCAGGGCGCGATGGACATGACGGTCAATTACCTCAAGGAACGCAAGCAGTTCGGCAAGCTGATCGGCGAGTTCCAGGGCCTCCAGCACCGCGCCGCGCATCTCTATGGCGAGATGGAAGTCGCGCGCGCGACGGTGATGAAGGCGCAGCAGCTTCTCGACGAAGGCAGCGAGGGCGCGAAGCTGATGGTCTCGGTCGCGAAGGCCAAGGCCGGCCGCGCCGCCAACCTCGCGGTGCGCGAAGGCGTCCAGATGCACGGCGGCATCGGCATGACCGACGAATATGACATCGGCCTCTACATGAAACGCGACCGCGCGCTCGCCGAATATATGGGCGACGTGCATTACCACATCGACCAGGTCGCTCGCATGAACGGCTATTGA
- the egtB gene encoding ergothioneine biosynthesis protein EgtB has translation MASRTDASTRTDPIEALTRRFAATRRLSLDLAGTLSDADASAQSMPDASPAKWHLAHTTWFFETFILRDHVPGYGLFDDRYPFLFNSYYEAEGPRHARPHRGLLTRPSLDDVRVWRAHVDAAVQTALPDLPASVLALVELGIHHEQQHQELLLTDIKHLFAQNPLGPAVWDAPIANEVSRFSAMKWVKGAEGIVSVGHDGDGFAFDCEGPRHDALLTPHALATRPVSNGEWQEFIADGGYHTPSLWLSDGWTWVQAEDVGAPAYWRDGQYFTLSGWQDIDPAAPVTHISFFEADAFASWAGARLPTEQEWEAAAAGLDPRTGQQLDAAGPVQPAPEHGDTDLQQMFGSVWEWTGSAYRPYPGFRAAPGAVGEYNGKFMSGQFVLRGGSCATPRGHLRASYRNFFYPHQRWQFTGLRLAKDL, from the coding sequence ATGGCCAGCCGCACCGACGCTTCGACCCGCACCGACCCGATCGAGGCGCTGACCCGCCGCTTCGCCGCGACGCGGCGCCTCTCGCTCGATCTCGCGGGGACCCTCTCCGACGCCGACGCGAGCGCGCAGTCGATGCCCGACGCCTCGCCCGCCAAATGGCATCTCGCGCACACGACGTGGTTTTTCGAAACCTTCATCCTGCGCGACCATGTGCCGGGCTATGGCCTCTTCGACGATCGCTATCCCTTCCTTTTCAACTCCTATTATGAAGCCGAAGGTCCCCGCCACGCCCGCCCGCATCGCGGCCTGCTGACGCGCCCCTCGCTCGACGACGTGCGCGTCTGGCGCGCGCATGTCGATGCCGCGGTCCAGACCGCGCTGCCCGACCTTCCGGCGAGCGTGCTGGCGCTGGTCGAGCTCGGCATCCATCACGAGCAGCAGCATCAGGAATTGCTGCTCACCGACATCAAGCATCTTTTCGCGCAAAATCCGCTCGGCCCGGCGGTATGGGACGCGCCGATCGCGAATGAAGTTTCCCGGTTTTCCGCCATGAAATGGGTGAAGGGCGCCGAAGGCATCGTTTCGGTCGGCCATGACGGCGACGGCTTCGCCTTCGACTGCGAAGGCCCGCGCCACGACGCGCTGCTCACCCCGCACGCGCTCGCGACCCGCCCGGTCAGCAACGGCGAATGGCAGGAATTCATCGCCGACGGTGGCTATCACACCCCCTCGCTCTGGCTCAGCGACGGCTGGACGTGGGTGCAGGCCGAGGATGTCGGGGCGCCCGCCTATTGGCGGGACGGGCAATATTTCACCCTGTCGGGCTGGCAGGATATCGACCCCGCCGCGCCGGTGACGCACATCAGCTTCTTCGAGGCCGACGCCTTCGCCAGTTGGGCCGGCGCGCGCCTGCCGACCGAACAGGAATGGGAAGCGGCGGCCGCGGGGCTCGATCCGCGCACGGGCCAGCAACTCGACGCGGCCGGCCCTGTCCAGCCTGCGCCCGAACATGGCGACACGGACCTGCAACAGATGTTCGGCAGCGTATGGGAATGGACCGGCAGCGCCTATCGCCCCTATCCGGGCTTCCGCGCCGCGCCGGGTGCGGTCGGCGAATATAATGGCAAGTTCATGAGCGGCCAGTTCGTGCTCCGCGGCGGCAGCTGCGCGACCCCGCGCGGTCATCTGCGTGCTTCCTACCGTAATTTCTTCTACCCCCACCAGCGCTGGCAATTCACCGGCCTGCGCCTCGCGAAGGATCTTTGA